From the genome of Nicotiana sylvestris chromosome 1, ASM39365v2, whole genome shotgun sequence:
TAACGAAAACCCTACTGTAATATAAAACCACCACTAAACAGACCCTTTTCCCCACCAAAACCACTGCCCGGACGACCCCCATAGTCTCctccttcctcacatccaaacgacccctttcgtTGCATTCTCTCGAACCAACCTGCTGCGTCGAGAAAATCCAGCAGCAGCCAACATCTTGTGCGTTGACAGTTTTGGCCAAGCTGTCAGTCTTCATCGAGTTCGTTGCCGTTCGTCGAGGtctggtacgtcgaggttgttccgaggtttcgtcgttgtccCTCGATTCAGTGAGGTCcgacttgagttccgtcggagtcgtgtttgtcgttctgagtttgtcgaggtgcaaaggtcagtaaacctcgatgtattagataaataaactttacgttgaatgtttgagatgcaatataaaaattggtatggaaattttctgcctatgtttcattgtctgcattttggttcattttcatgttatgttattcttgtttatttgatgtcatttaattaagttggactagtcgttctatgacacaagtttgacgttaatctgttcgtcctttcctttggtTAGGTCATTCGgaaaaaaatagtattagtgcatgttgttactactaccgaaacactcattcactaaactccttttattaaacttctaacaagtcatgggattttagttgtaaagaggccgtaagttttagtattgttaaagacgtaaaaatggcatccttttttttaaaaaaaaataataataataataataaagaataaaatgagatgagcctcgccgaataaaagggacaaattgcggggccctcacaaaatatatgtattaaatacttagattccgggatgggccgtttaacaaatttcacggccctccccaaaaataataatgcgttggttgctttaggcgcgtcttaataatgtatctccctaaactcgggtgcacatttatgtgacccaaatccaaatctcaacgaaatcgaaatatgtctctaatcacgggtgcattgattgtgacgtggtttgagatgcatttccatgacgttgcaaattcctttaaataaatagaatgagacgagcctcgacaaacaaaaatgcaaattgcggggccctcagtaaatacttgtttaaaattacttagaattcaggagggtcgtttagcaaatttcacggcctccgcaaaataatgacgcgatagtctctttaggcgcgtgtttaataatttactttcttaaaacttggggtgcgcatttcatgcgacccaaatccaaatcccaaaacgtcaaataaaatatgtttcggattgtgggtgcatttcatgtgacacagtccaaagatatgttttaagcgatgttcacattcctaaaaaataatgataataaagcggtaaaagataaaatttgcacatggttcataattgtattaaaaatcagataaataagccgaatataacagttgagcgaccgtgctagaaccacggaactcgggaatgcctaacaccttctcccgggttaacagaattccttatccggatttctggtacgcagactgtaatatagagtcattattttcctcgattcgggattaaaattggtgacttgggacaccctaaatctcccaagtggcgactctgaaataaataaaccaatcctgtttcgattgtcctttaattggaaaaaactccccctgcgcccccgcgggtgcggaaaaaggaggtgtgacaccatgtATGTATCATAAGCTCCTTTGAATGATTGCATAGATGAAATGTATATGCTTTTAAACTAGTTTTGCCAATTTATTGACGACAAACAACCTCCCAAGGAAGGTCGTTGCCCAAAACAAAACTACTTTTTGATAACGACTCTAATTACACAAGGTTCACTTCCCTCCAAGAATAACGAAGATAATCATATGGAGTACCATTCTTATTTTAGAAtcaatatcaaaataaaattaTAGGATGTATCAATCCTATGTGCAGCAGGTATGTGATTATCTGCTTCCACTTCCTAAGTTCTGATAGCCATTAGCCACCACCTCTCTATTCAATGATATCCATAACATAAGATAGTAACAAGTCCGACTCGAAATCTCAATCTCCTTCAATGTACAAAATAACGACCTCTTTACATATTGCTAAAACAACTACAACCCAACACCATACAGAGCCTTACCACTTCACCTCACAAGCTCAGACTAAAGACCAACTAAACATACAATGGCTTTGAAGAGGCCAGgcgacaaaagaagaagaagaaaatgtttCTATTTGGACAACTAAGTtatcataacttcttcattttgTTATATAAATAGAACGTATCATATTCAGTATGCTCTTCTTGGGAGTGGATAGGCTCGATTTACATCGTGCCTTGGGTGAAGTGGAGAACGATGGTGCAAAGGTTGTTGACCATATCTATAAGCAGTCTGATGTCTCGAACTTACTCTAGGCTCCTTGGGTCTTTCATTGGCAGCCTCAATATGTTCTAGTTTCTCAACTACTTCTTTCATTGATGGTCTGGTTTTAGGTTCAGGTCCAAGACATGACAGTGCCAGTTGTGCTATTTGTACTGCAGCTCTGGATGGATATTTCCCTTCTAGCCGTGAATCCATCTTGTCCTTCAACTTCCTTCTGTCAGATAAATGTGGCTTAATCCATTCAACCAGATTATGCTGGTGGCTTGGGCGGTTTGTGTCTAGTGCCCGTAGACCTGTTAGCATTTCCactaaaacaacaccaaaaccatagACATCGCTCTTTACGTATAAGTGTCCTGTCAAAAAATGACAATAGAAGTATGAACATATATTTATTTGGATTTGACCCTATATTTTTAAGCCTGTAAGCACTAGATGTGATTCCAGAAAAGTTGAATTTCCAACTACAGAAGCCCAACAGACTCTAAGTTTACCTGTTGCAACATACTCAGGAGCAGCATAACCATGCGTTCCCACGACCCGTGTAGTCACATGTGATTGACTAGCTGAAGGACCTAGTTTTGCCAAGCCAAAATCGGATATCTTCGCATTGTAAGACTGAAACCAAAAGGAATTAAAAAATGTCATGAAACATTTTTATCAATAACAACCTTTTCTCCCTAATGTTCACAGCTAGTCAGGTTTTGTCACTTGGTGATGAAGAGCTCCAAATTTTGGGCAAAACAGCGTGTAAACCAGAAAGATGCTTAGAAAGAAGAGGATATTTGTTGAATGAAATAATCAACTGGCATCAATTTTGAATCTCTATATTACATGCGTTAAGCCACTATACGACAATATTCTGAGGGAGAAGAAAAGGGAACATACGCCATCAAGTAATATATTTGAAGCCTTGAAGTCTCTGTAAATGACTTGCTTCTCCGATGCATGTAGGAAGGCCAAGCCTCGGGCTGCGCCAATCACAATTTTAAGTCTTACGTTCCATGGAAGTGGCTGAGCAGCAGAGCCCCCTAAGCAGACCAAAGAGAACAAATATGTTTAGGTGGAGAATGAAGTAGACACATTCCTCACTGCTTTAATCTAGAATATCGTATATATTATTGAGAAGATATAGCTCATCTCTTACTTCCAAAGAGATGGTTCTCCAAGCTGCCCTTTTGCATAAACTCATACACAAGCAATAGCTCTTTATCTTCCCAGCAGTATCCCAAGAGTTTGACCAGGTTAGGATGAGAAAATCTTCCAAGAAAATTCACCTCAGACTGCATAAACAAATGAAATGAGATTCACAGAGAACCTTGGAATATTTTTTAGCAGAA
Proteins encoded in this window:
- the LOC104236253 gene encoding probable serine/threonine-protein kinase PIX13 isoform X2, whose amino-acid sequence is MGICFSNASDNQSPCTTGHFSSGMSQTTSNTTSSTVSNVSGNSQFSGASGSVDEVYPNGQILPHSSLRMFSFTELKAATRNFRNDTVLGEGGFGKVYKGWLDERASAKSGSGTVIAVKKLNSESLQGLEEWQSEVNFLGRFSHPNLVKLLGYCWEDKELLLVYEFMQKGSLENHLFGRGSAAQPLPWNVRLKIVIGAARGLAFLHASEKQVIYRDFKASNILLDGSYNAKISDFGLAKLGPSASQSHVTTRVVGTHGYAAPEYVATGHLYVKSDVYGFGVVLVEMLTGLRALDTNRPSHQHNLVEWIKPHLSDRRKLKDKMDSRLEGKYPSRAAVQIAQLALSCLGPEPKTRPSMKEVVEKLEHIEAANERPKEPRVSSRHQTAYRYGQQPLHHRSPLHPRHDVNRAYPLPRRAY
- the LOC104236253 gene encoding probable serine/threonine-protein kinase PIX13 isoform X1, coding for MGICFSNASDNQSPCTTGHFSSAGMSQTTSNTTSSTVSNVSGNSQFSGASGSVDEVYPNGQILPHSSLRMFSFTELKAATRNFRNDTVLGEGGFGKVYKGWLDERASAKSGSGTVIAVKKLNSESLQGLEEWQSEVNFLGRFSHPNLVKLLGYCWEDKELLLVYEFMQKGSLENHLFGRGSAAQPLPWNVRLKIVIGAARGLAFLHASEKQVIYRDFKASNILLDGSYNAKISDFGLAKLGPSASQSHVTTRVVGTHGYAAPEYVATGHLYVKSDVYGFGVVLVEMLTGLRALDTNRPSHQHNLVEWIKPHLSDRRKLKDKMDSRLEGKYPSRAAVQIAQLALSCLGPEPKTRPSMKEVVEKLEHIEAANERPKEPRVSSRHQTAYRYGQQPLHHRSPLHPRHDVNRAYPLPRRAY